TACACTCTCCTTACTTGTATCTCAAcctacaaataaaatttaaagtcaACGTCTTTTGATGTCACAATGAACTaatcaaatcaaacaaaaaggTACCTGCTGAGTAGTTCCCGTCAGAGGTTCCTTGGGGAGAACGACAACACCAATGACATCAACAAAGGATTCGCCACTCAGCTGCTTAAGGAACTTAACCATGTTAACACTCACATTCCTCTCCTTGGACTCAGTAACCACACACTGAACCGTGAATCCACTCTGCCGCAAGATCACAAACCCCAACTTATTAGAAACCGGACGATTCGTGTGCACACGGCCTCTGATCAGAACCTCCGATCCAGCGATCTCCTCCACCAGCTCGCTCACGTTAGTCCACTTCTTCCCCTCAACAGCCTCTCTCCACTTCCCCGCTTTGGGATCCGCCGTGGACTGTAGCTCGGTAAGAGTGACGTCACCGTAGTTTCTGGAAGACGATTCAtcctcgagagagagagaagcggtCTTGCGCGCGGCTTCTTCTTGCTCCTGGCGGCGGCGCATCTTCTCGAGCTTCGCGGCTTCCTTCTTGGCGGCTTTCTTGCTGATCTTCTCTCCGGATTCGTCCGGTGTCTCGGTGGTTGGCGGTTGAATCTCCGGCTCCGACGACATGATTGCAACTCAAATCGATAAGCTTTTTCACGCGATGGAACGAGAAATGTGGAAATGTGGAAAACCCTACGCGATACAAGttgtttagtttaatttaatgttGGGTTGGGCCTGGCTAAATTAGGCCCATTTGGGGTTTTGATATAAAAAGCCTGACAAAAGGAAAAGTGAAAGTTACAGAAGAAGACAAAGCGTGAAGGAGAGAAAAGACTGTTGCTCGTAACTTTAAAGCTACTTACGCGCCGCCTCATACGAACTGCGAAATGACTTGGTGAGTGGGACACGTGTCGATACGCTAAAGCGCGTGGGAAGCAGCTTCTCTAAGAGAGTCTGTGGGTCGGGGAAGCTGTCTCAATAAATAAAGAAACGAATTTTGACAGCAAAGAACGACGGAGACTAAAGTAAATGGGAAGCAACGACGACTGACTcatctctcctcctcctcctttagCTCTGAAATTGATCGGATTTGATTCCTCCGGGTTAGGTTCTGATATCTCTTGATTAGCTCAACACTTAACCGAAGTCAAGGGATTCGTGTTTCTTCCAGCTCAAATCTACTGGTTTTGAGGTCTATGAAGCTCTAGGTAAAACCATGATTCCTTCCTCCAGCTTATCCCCTCATGTTATCATTAGATCTATGTTTTGAGTTTGTGGATTGTGGACCTCGTTTGTTCACGACTCTGTGTTTTCTTTGAATTGAAAGTTTGATACTTTTTATTACAAAGCTGAAAGAATCAAGGATCTGGTTTCATCTTAGTTCACGAaaagtttctttcttttagTAAGTAACTTAACTTGTATGTTTCTATTTTAGGGAGAAGATGGTGTTAGAGCAACCTTAGTATCGTTACAGGTTTAGGACAACAATGATCTTTCgtttcttctagcttcttcttGCTCTGCTGTAACAACGTTATGTTATTTACTGTAACGAAAGAAAAAGACCTTTGTGTGTTCCtcttgtcttttctttttgtctcctttactatggtttttgttttgtttgttataGGTTGATGTTGGAGTGAGTGAAAGACAATAACACGTACCACAAGATTAGAAACGATGCTTGAGGGACCAAGATTCGATGTGCTCGCTGCTGGCCATCACAACAACGACCACAACTACTACCCATTCACGCAAGACTTTTACCAAAAGCTCGGTGAAGAAGAAGGTACAAACATGTCCACAGACAGTATGCAAACAAGTAACGCCGGAGGGTCTGTCTCCATGTCTGTGGACAACAGTAGCGTCGGTTCAAGCGATGCTCTCATCGGCCACCCCGGTTTAAAGCCTATGCGCCATCCCTACTCTCTCTCCGTTGGACAAAGCGTGTTCCGCCCCGGAAGAGTCACACACGCGCTCAACGACGATGCCTTAGCACAAGCGTTGATGGACAGTAGCTACCCGACTCAAGGACTCGCAAACTACGAAGAGTGGACGATAGATCTGAGGAAGCTTCACATGGGCCCCGCTTTCGCTCAAGGAGCGTTTGGTAAGCTGTACAGAGGGACTTACAATGGAGAGGACGTAGCCATCAAGATACTCGAGAGGCCAGAGAATAGTCCTGAGAAGGCACAAGCTCTCGAACAGCAGTTTCAGCAGGAGGTTTCTATGCTCTCGTATTTGAAGCATCCCAACATCGTTAGGTTTATCGGTGCGTGTATTAAACCGATGGTGTGGTGCATCGTGACTGAATATGCGAAAGGAGGTTCGGTGAGACAGTTTTTGACTAAGAGACAGAACCGAGCTGTGCCGTTGAAGCTGGCTGTTAAGCAAGCGTTGGATGTTGCTAGAGGCATGGCGTATGTACATGAGCGCAACTTCATACACCGTGATCTGAAGTCGGATAACCTCCTCATATCAGCTGATCGCTCCATCAAGATTGCTGATTTTGGCGTTGCGAGAATCGAAGTTCAAACCGAAGGGATGACTCCAGAGACAGGAACTTACAGATGGATGGCCCCGTAAGTTGAATATTATTGTCCTTTATAACCTTTAAGTCTCTGCAAGATGACTAAAGTCTTGTTTGTGAATTGATGCAGAGAGATGATTCAGCATAGACCATACACTCAGAAAGTAGACGTCTATAGTTTTGGAATCGTGCTGTGGGAGTTGATAACGGGCCTTTTACCGTTTCAGAACATGACGGCTGTTCAAGCTGCTTTCGCGGTGGTGAACCGAGGAGTGCGTCCAACGGTTCCAGCGGATTGTCTCCCTGTGCTTGGAGAGATCATGACACGTTGCTGGGATGCGGACCCTGAAGTGCGTCCTTGTTTCGCAGAGGTTGTCAATCTTCTTGAGGGGGCTGAAACCGAGGTAATGACGACTGTGAGGAAAGCTCGTTTCAGGTGCTGCATGACGCAACCAATGACAATCGACTGATCTGTCGTGTGaaagtaagagagagagagagagggcataaaaagaagaaaacagaggaaGCAAGAAATggatttagatatatatgtaaGTTTGTGTGTGTATTGATATTTAATATCCTGTTTGTATCTCTTTTCCAAATGATAGGAGAAGTAACCCAACCATTTTAGACCACTAATACTTTTGTATGAAGTAAGAAAAAAGATGTACTGCGACGACTGTCTGAAGTGTTTGGTTTAATTTTCCTTGAATTCATTGTCTTCTACTGTGGACAGAAGAGCATTTGATGTGTGATGAATCTGATGATGCATGCATGCCTTATTCTATCTCGCTCTCTTTTAAATTCGTGTATCTAGCATCTCACTAAGTATGACAGGAGAAATCATGATTATACTGATCATCAAATAAACTAAATACAAAGTTACTTAGCATCCTCTATCACACCATCATCTGTTGGTTTCCGTCTGCCAATCTCATACAACCTGGCTAAGGAGAACATGTCTTCTTGATCTGATGTAAGAATACAAAGTTCCCTAGGTGTGGTTTCCATAATCTTATGTGAGAAAGTGAATTCATGGTCAAGTTTCACAAATTCTTGAGCCCATTCCAGTTAGCCATCTCATATCACTTGACTCAGCGGTTAACGTTTGTAAGATGACCAGCAAGCATCATGTTCCGGAATCTATTAGACAGGTAAACTGCAGCACTTTAATATGCCAAAAAAAACGAAATATCTATACCATCTACTATCTGTAGGCAATTATAAGATCAAGAGAATATCTCGAAAAGCATCAACTTCGTTTTTTTGAAGATTCGGGACCACTCTGAATAGGTAACTTTTGATGTTTCCTTCATTCTTATAAGTCTTTTAGCAAATAACATGTCCATTTGCtactcttttactttcttttgtCTAGCAGACTGAACACTATTCATTAAAAGAAACGAAGAAGGCTGTGAACACTTCTCCACATTGAAGTAAATTCTACAATGTCGTTACCCAAGATTTTTCAATGGTTGCCAGTGGAGCTCCTCACCAAGCTTCTCCTTTATTTGTCTAATTTCTGTAACTATGATAATTACGAAGGGAAGGAGTCTTGTTGTATAATAGTTGTAATACATTTGAACTAGATGCATACTATAAATAGAAAGGGTGGGAAAGTGGTCTCTGTAACTCGTTCTCATTCAGTAATAAAGAAGAATCGTTTATCAACCTTAACAGATTGTTCATAGCACTGGAGCCTCTTTTTGGCAGCAACCTTCTCCATTATGAGCTTTGACTAGTACACACAGGAGAAGCAAAGTAAAGATGATGAGCACCAAAACAGCTCTCAGGGAATAAGAGATCAAACAAGTAAGCAATACATAAAtctcaattattattttttaatgtttatcaATAAACACCAAAGTTAtccaaaaaaacaagaaaaggaaataatCAAACCCATCAAACTGTATTCACAGAACAATATACACACACATCCACAAGAGTAGCAACACTGCCACTGATCTTGTGAAAGGAGCACTTGCTTCACTACCTGAAGAATCTGACTTGATCATTATCTTAAACTTACAACTCCCAACAGAAGGATCATTCGTAGTAATCACAGACAAACCCGGGAACTTACACGCACTATCCAGCTGATCACTCACCTGGTAATAACTATTAAACGCATACGAAACATTCTGCGCTAGATTCAAGCTCCCACAAGAAGAACCATACCCAAGACTAGTACAATCAGCATGATCACAAGCGTAACTCACACTCGGTCCAAGCTGAGGATCTTGCAGATTAGCCGAAGCCGCGAGAACACACCATTTCTTCGCCATATGACGCACACCTTTAGCCGGAACCAGCCCGTTACCGTTACCAAGACTCAGCTGATACTTAGGCTGCCCGTCAATATAAAAAATCCCCCAATGCCTCTCAAAGTTCCCTGGCTGGATACTTTTAGCATCCTCATCTATAAGACTAAACAAGTAAGCATCCATAGGACCAGGTCTCATAGGTGTCCCTCTCCCAGCCTTCTGACGGTTCATGAACCCTTGGTTATACCGCCTCGCGTACTGCATGTTCGCGTTCTTGTCTCCATCCGTCGGCCACCCGACTTCCCCAACGATGATAGACATGTTACCAAACCCGTTCTTCTGTAAAGACCAGACTAGAGTATCGTAGTTCGCATCAAGAACGTTGTCGTAGATTCTCCCGTTGTCGTTTATTGGAGAGCCTGTTCCGTCGAAGAAGGCGAACTCTACTGGGAAGTGAGGGTCGTTGTAGAGGCTGATGAAAGGGTAGATGTTGATAGTGAAGGGAGCTTGGTTGTCGCTTAGGAACTTGACTATGCTGATCATGAGGTCGCGTATCTCGGCTCTGAAGTCTCCGGCTGAGGGTAGGTTAGACGCGCTTTCGTACACGTCAGCGTTGAGAGGGACTGTGACTTTCACCTGGGAGGCTAAACCGGCTTTGATGAGAGCTGATTGTATGTTCTGAAGAGCAGGGAGTGTTATGCTTTCAAATGTTCCGTTGAATGACTTTAGAAATGGCTCGTTCCCAACTGCCACGTACCTATGTTTCAACCACAACATCAACACAACACGGTTTGTTACTTCAACTTCTTCTAACAATAATCATCTTCAAAGTTTGGGTAGTGTTATTGGGAATTGGATTTATAATGGGTCTTTGGATTCTATAATTCTAtacaaaatctaatattattgGTTTGATGACtctataattttatacaaaatcatttgttattaagaaaatttaGATTTCTACAAATCTATTAAAGTAAATGTTATTGGAAGTTAAATTCTTAACATTTTAACTCACaaaacaagattttgaaaatGCTACATTTTCCCCTTAATCTTAGAATTATTACATTActtaattttcataaattttcacaatatacaaaattctctacaaatttaacaaatctcataatttttaaaatcaacagAAATCTTAGTCCCATTAACACGGCCTTATATCTTAAAAAAGTTTCTATCTTTAGGAAAAAAAAGTTTCTATCTTTACTAATCAAACTGTAATAAAAATCCTAAAGAGTGAAGCTTTAGGGTCATAAGCACGAACCTGATGTCGACGCCGTTGGATGAGACATGAGCAGAGACGTTCTGAGAGACCCATCTCTCTGCAACCGCAACGCTTCCGGCTATAGGAGCGAGCAAGTCGTTGGGGATTCCGACCATGACCTGAATCCCCGACCGACTCAAGGCTCTGAGAATCTGAGAGTCGGCTTCGAAAAGTTTCACCTTTTGGATTCCGTTTTCGCGGAGAAGCCTGACTACTGTAGCTGGAGGTAGAGGATGACTCGCCTGCGAGCCCCAGTTCACGCCGATCCCTTCGACTTCGATGAACAAGTTACCGTACAGTAAAATGATTAGGAAAGAGACAGCAACAACGGTTTTAGACAACATCGGGGAATAAAAAGACAAAACGTAGACACTCGAGAACagcaaaaaaaatctgaaattttttgGATTGAGATGAGCTCTAAGATGTATGAATCAGTGAAGTTGGAAGCTTGAGTTTGAAGCTGTTTCAGTCACCTGagatattattgttttctttctttttaatacTTACTATAGGGTGGGATTTGGACAAGAAGAAGGCAGAAGTTtcaagaaattaaaaatgaaactcgGTGAAGTACACGATACTTGAGaatgttattttgttttctctctctctctttctttttgttgttgcgCAAATCGAACATAAACTAGGAGAATGCCTTTTTTATTGGAGTCTGTCCCAATGTCTGAAAGGTGTGTTGATTGGTACACTAATCTTAAATTAGCAGTTTATTagtatgttaaattttaaaataagaaaaaaaagaaacttgaagagaaacatttaatgtttttgtttccACTAAGGTGTTGGTTTTGCTTTGTTTGCTTAAagtatatcaattaattttatttactttaattggttttatttttatatagtaccAAATTTGATAGACTGGAAAGTATATAATACAGTTAAATTTGATGCTttatactaaattttaatagtattatttttaaagactactggttgtatttttttttgtctctgttaGATTTAGCTACTGCTAAATAAGATTTTGTTTGATGTGAGGCAGGGGCATGTGGATGAGGTCAAGCAGAGGTGTAAGgcgaaaaaaagaagaaaaaagaatctTTAAAAGATTGAGGAGCAGTGTTACGTGATGCTCTCTGGAATTAAAGTTGAATGATAgtatatggaaaaaaaaaatattttctttctgAAACAGAGAAATGAAAGAGGTCGGCAGGTACGGTTGGTGAAGGAACATTTATTCTTCTCATTCAAGCGGCTCTCGTTTTTTCCTCCTTATATTATTATTGAGCCCATTTCTCGGCCCATTCGATATTTTTAGGTGAAGTTGCAAACCTTTCTTTTGCTTTCTGAGAAATAAGATATTGCAAAACAAATGTATATAAATGAAACCTAAAGTACTCTAAATAAGAATTTCACTAACTTTAAATTGATTttgaaaactcataaaaaaactaatatgaTGGTATTAGGTTCAACAACACATGGTACCTCAATCCGAACTAGAATTAAGTTGATTTGAAGTCGCAAACCAGCAGCccgattttatattataatattgtgTTATGTTAGGAAGTTCATATCTAAATTGACATGAAAGCTAAGACAATATAAAGGACATGTCTAGaagatttataagttttttttagttgTTCAGGTGTTGTGAAATATTGGAGCATTGAACAACAATCTATAACTACTTGGACATCCATTTTGTTTTTAAGAGAACCATTATAacaagtcaagaaggcaataaATACTTTTCGACGTTTTATAAATGGAAGAACTATGCAATGCATTTAGATTGTTCAGTGGTGAACATATGTTCACCGACGTTCTTCGTTCTCAACCACAATATCAGTCATCAAATCTTTGATCTCTCAGCTAAAGTAATGCTTTCAATTCTTACACGTGTGAGCTAGGCAAACCCTACTCATTTCCATAACTTAATCAATAAGCGAAAACAACACAATACTTGTAAAGAAgacaaatattatttataagttcGCATTATTTTGTTTGGATAGTCTGATGTGGAACAAGTG
The Brassica napus cultivar Da-Ae chromosome A1, Da-Ae, whole genome shotgun sequence DNA segment above includes these coding regions:
- the LOC106383652 gene encoding serine/threonine-protein kinase STY13-like codes for the protein MLEGPRFDVLAAGHHNNDHNYYPFTQDFYQKLGEEEGTNMSTDSMQTSNAGGSVSMSVDNSSVGSSDALIGHPGLKPMRHPYSLSVGQSVFRPGRVTHALNDDALAQALMDSSYPTQGLANYEEWTIDLRKLHMGPAFAQGAFGKLYRGTYNGEDVAIKILERPENSPEKAQALEQQFQQEVSMLSYLKHPNIVRFIGACIKPMVWCIVTEYAKGGSVRQFLTKRQNRAVPLKLAVKQALDVARGMAYVHERNFIHRDLKSDNLLISADRSIKIADFGVARIEVQTEGMTPETGTYRWMAPEMIQHRPYTQKVDVYSFGIVLWELITGLLPFQNMTAVQAAFAVVNRGVRPTVPADCLPVLGEIMTRCWDADPEVRPCFAEVVNLLEGAETEVMTTVRKARFRCCMTQPMTID
- the LOC106354712 gene encoding glucan endo-1,3-beta-glucosidase 5-like, producing MLSKTVVAVSFLIILLYGNLFIEVEGIGVNWGSQASHPLPPATVVRLLRENGIQKVKLFEADSQILRALSRSGIQVMVGIPNDLLAPIAGSVAVAERWVSQNVSAHVSSNGVDIRYVAVGNEPFLKSFNGTFESITLPALQNIQSALIKAGLASQVKVTVPLNADVYESASNLPSAGDFRAEIRDLMISIVKFLSDNQAPFTINIYPFISLYNDPHFPVEFAFFDGTGSPINDNGRIYDNVLDANYDTLVWSLQKNGFGNMSIIVGEVGWPTDGDKNANMQYARRYNQGFMNRQKAGRGTPMRPGPMDAYLFSLIDEDAKSIQPGNFERHWGIFYIDGQPKYQLSLGNGNGLVPAKGVRHMAKKWCVLAASANLQDPQLGPSVSYACDHADCTSLGYGSSCGSLNLAQNVSYAFNSYYQVSDQLDSACKFPGLSVITTNDPSVGSCKFKIMIKSDSSGSEASAPFTRSVAVLLLLWMCVYIVL